In a genomic window of Erigeron canadensis isolate Cc75 chromosome 5, C_canadensis_v1, whole genome shotgun sequence:
- the LOC122600933 gene encoding protein SHORT-ROOT-like, with protein MERTHLSPYTNNNQTTTNKRNTTYSDSGGGETCTTDDDKWASKLLRECARAISEKDSGKINHLLWMLNELSSPYGDCNQKLAYYFLQALFCKATESGQRCYKTLVTVADKSHCFDSARKLILKFQEVSPWTTFGHVASNGAILEAFDGETNKLHIIDISNTLCTQWPTLLEALATRSDDTPSLKLTVVVTASLVRSVMKEITQRMEKFARLMGVPFEFNVITGSNRPLGQLTKEELGVQDDEAIAINCIGALRRIEVEDREDVIRLFSSLRPRVVTIVEEEADFTSSRSDFVKCFEECLRYYTLYFEMLEESFTPTSNERLMLERECSRSIVRVLSCDDKQNIGSGDCERREKGNQWCERLKELFSPVGFSDDVVDDVKALLRRYKAGWSLALSDQTNSYKDSGIMLAWKDEPVVWASAWKP; from the coding sequence atGGAGAGAACACACCTCTCTCCCTACACCAACAACAATCAAACCACCACCAACAAACGCAACACAACATACTCGGATTCCGGTGGCGGCGAGACGTGCACGACCGACGACGATAAATGGGCATCTAAACTTCTCCGAGAGTGTGCCCGAGCCATTTCGGAGAAAGACTCGGGTAAGATCAACCATCTTTTATGGATGTTGAATGAGCTATCTTCACCTTATGGTGATTGTAATCAAAAGCTAGCTTATTACTTCTTACAAGCACTTTTTTGTAAAGCGACTGAATCCGGCCAAAGATGTTACAAGACTTTAGTGACTGTTGCTGATAAAAGTCACTGTTTTGATTCGGCTAGAAAACTCATCCTAAAATTCCAAGAGGTTTCTCCTTGGACTACTTTTGGTCATGTTGCATCAAATGGTGCCATTTTAGAGGCATTTGATGGCGAGACTAATAAGCTTCATATAATTGATATAAGTAATACACTTTGTACCCAATGGCCAACTTTGTTAGAGGCTTTGGCGACACGAAGTGACGACACGCCTAGCTTGAAGTTAACGGTTGTTGTCACGGCCAGCCTAGTAAGATCGGTCATGAAAGAAATCACTCAAAGAATGGAGAAATTCGCTCGTTTGATGGGTGTTCCATTCGAGTTTAATGTGATAACCGGATCAAATAGGCCTTTGGGACAACTTACTAAAGAAGAGTTAGGTGTTCAAGATGATGAAGCTATAGCTATTAATTGTATTGGAGCTTTGAGAAGAATAGAAGTTGAAGATAGAGAGGATGTGATTCGGCTTTTTAGCTCTTTAAGGCCAAGAGTTGTGACCATAGTTGAAGAAGAAGCCGATTTCACGAGCTCAAGAAGTGATTTTGTCAAGTGTTTTGAAGAATGCTTAAGGTACTACACTTTATACTTTGAAATGTTGGAAGAAAGTTTTACTCCCACGAGTAACGAAAGGCTAATGCTTGAACGAGAATGTTCGAGGAGCATTGTTAGGGTTTTGTCGTGTGATGACAAACAAAATATCGGCTCGGGGGATTGTGAAAGAAGAGAGAAAGGAAATCAATGGTGTGAGAGGCTCAAGGAGTTGTTTTCACCGGTTGGTTTCAGTGACGACGTGGTGGACGATGTGAAAGCATTGTTAAGAAGGTACAAAGCCGGATGGTCTCTTGCACTAAGTGATCAAACGAACTCGTATAAAGATTCAGGGATCATGTTGGCTTGGAAAGATGAGCCAGTTGTCTGGGCTTCAGCTTGGAAACCCTGA